TTGCTTTTATAAGATTAGAACATAAgaatatatatagaaaaagaaCGACAACAAAGGGCTCACATTGTAattcacatatatattttttaccgcataaataaatgaaaaaaaatattttatacgaATATCATTAAAAATTTTAATCGGGTAAATGTTgcagttttgataaaatttgaagGGCGTCAAGTAGTATATAAATAGGCGTCAAATATGCACGAATTTTGCTACTTGTTACTAACACTAATTTGATTTCTTCCCTCAATTAAcgaaaataaacttttaaaacgtGCCTATTAACtgtattttactattttttgtttgatcgcttggaagaataaaaaataaatatattacgaTTACGATCAATTTGGTAATATGTGCTTGTCAACCGCTTAACACTAGTCTAGCATTAATTAATATAAGTTGATAAACAGGAAGCCAAAATAACCAACTCCCTATATGGAATGAATACCAGTATAGAGACGTGTATATGAGAACGCGTCATGGAGTTACTGTGAGACTTTTATTCTAGCTCTTCTcagtagttgatatttttctttttgtcttcaATTGTACAATAAAGTATTTCTGTTTCATTTACGTATTCTTTAATAAATAGATGATGTCGTAATTCTGAATTGCATGAATTTCTGATCTATTTTTGGCGTATTGGTAACAATAATTTAGCAATTGTAGcactacaatataaaaaaagaaggtgtggtatgtttgccaatgagacaactcttcacaagagaccaaaataacacagaaattaacagctataggtacTGCATTTAACAATGACCAAAACCTATACCACATAGTCCTCTGTAGAataggcccagaaatgacaaatgtaaaccaattcaaacgagaaaactaacggccaaatcACGGAAAAGTCCGTATGATAAGGAGGGACAGGTTATAAAATGATGTCAGAACCTAGACAAATACAGTTGAAATTGTAATAAAAGGATATTGATGAACATTGACCTTACCTATCTTAAATATGTATTAAAAGAAATCTTGGAATTATCGCCTTGCTCAAATTTGCATGCGTGTTTGTACTTTGAAATCATATTACATGTTTGCCAGCCAACATAACAGACTATATTCATTCTCATGCATTTGCTGCTGTCcggttatctaaaaaaaaaaaaaaccgaatagATGTGGAAAAACGGTGAAAGAAGtgtaaaaaatagaaatgtgtaCCTGCATGCATTTATACACTTCAATCTGAAAATTGATATGACTGTATATACTGTAggacttttaaatattttagtaAATACCTACATATATATAGACACATATTATAAGCATATTATGTTTTCCGTTCGGGGTCATTAAATATCACCTGTCAAGAGTTTTTACAGTATATTTTGCAGATTTGAAAACCTTATTTAAAAAGGTACTTAATTATTGGCAAATTTTGGTCAATGGCTTCTTTCCTTGAGGAAGTAATTTAATAGCATTTATACAGAAATCTGTCTGGATCTAAGGATATAGGtgcatatatataaaaacaagttaTTAAATCCTTTAAACGTTTATAAGCAGGAGTGTTTCCGGCTTTCGAGCGTGTGTATGGACTATACCGTTTAAAGTCTGATGAGATATTAATAAGGAAGACACAGCTACGTATAAGTTTCTACTCATCATTTTTACGCGTGACATAGAATCATTCTTCCATGAACATTACTATTTGAATTAATTTGTTATTACGAAGGTGAGAAATGGATTCATTTGTAAAAACAGAAGTATACGGTGATAATCTAACACTGTAATGAACTTATTTTTTTCTCACAGTTATGGAACGTACTATCAACTGTTTAGCTTACCTATGGTTGCtattttaatactatttttaCAATGTTATCCGTTCTTATATTGATTTAAACGTATAACCGAGATTTAAAAGGTATTACAAATAAGGATGTAATTAGTGACAGAAGATACAAGTATAATAATAATTCGTTTCTTGGAACTTGTGACAAAAAAAtagtaacaaaatattaatttatagaTTTTTAAGTGACTTGATACGAAGAGGATGAATCCGTCGTGGGGATATGAGGAAGGAGTGTATAACCTCCAAGAGATTTGCTATAAACACCCTCCTCCAGTCGTTGTCCATTGTGATATTGCAAGTTCAGAAGTTACACCCGGTAGTTCCTCTTTTGACTTATCACAGCCTCTACTTATATACAGACAGAGGAATATAAACAAGATTAACGCTCAAAATGTACAGAGGGATTTATTTAGAGAGACGGGACCACCTCTTGTTATTCCAGAGGATTATAAAGGTAAGATATCAGTTTTAAAATTAGGAGTACAACAATAGTACAGATCTCGTGTCAATTCAAAAAGGCATGTTTCAGAAGTATGTTTGTATCTCAAGTGATAACATAGAGACAGTGCATCGTTTTGTTTTCAGATAAGTTATACGGAAATTGTTGCTATGCcaggatattttatttttattttcagaaaagtAATACGATAGTTGTTGCTATGCCAgaatatcttcttatttttagacAAGTTATACGAAATTTTTTCTATATGCCTATATATCTTCATATCATTGACAAGCCATACGGCAATTATTGTTGTAATGCCAAGATATAATgtttttgaacagatatatcatatcaaaaaccaatcaaaaccccggattcttacataaggtgtaattactTATTAAAACGCATGTGAAAAATAGAACAAACAGAATGTACAACAGGTTCAGAATATGCTGAAAACTTGTCCCTTATgttaagatttttaaaagtttgatatgtttatcaattaaaaaagaGTCGTATAGTGGCAACAGGAATGgtaaattcaagttgaataaaaTCCTAACGAAGCGGCATCTTTAACATAATTAATGCAATATAAGGACATAAACAACACAGATAGCCGTTACttccttatatatatatcaggATAAGTAGGATCTGCATAGGACTTAAGAAATCCTTTGGATTTGTGTATgtatgtactgattgatattttagtttaAGAAACGATGTTTTagtagttgttattggctttgaaaaTAGCTTCAAGTAACTGCAAGTTGTCTCAAAATAATACTTTGCATCTTTAGTGTTTTTGTTATTCgtttttgtgctttgtatcgaTCGGATGAGTAGAATCCTTTTCAAGTgtgtttatagtttgttctttaaaatgttgtaatcTTAAACCACTATTCCAGGTTGGGGAGGGGAcctgcaaacatgtttaacccctccacatactgtatgtgcctgtcccaagtcaggagcttgtaattcagtggttatcgtttgttttatGTGTCCTTTTTGGTTTTCATTGattttggagccttttatagcttgctattagTACGGGTTTTGCACACTGTTGAAGGCTtggcggtgacctatagttgctaactgCTAAGTCATTTGGTCTCCGgcggagttgtctcattggtatcaAAACACATCTGCATAAAATCAGGGGTCatgatcttaaaaaaaaatattaaatcatatgAAAATGACTGATTGTATCTTGATAATGTATATGCAAGTAAAAACATATCCTTAAAAAATCTGTAATATCAATggtatatttaattttgaattatgtagtatataaatgaccatttaattgctgtcaaaaataataattatatcaaaatgtttgatatcgaTTTAGTAGATTAATGATCCTCCTCCATTGTAATGTAGTAAAACATCATTCTAAACAGTAAATTGACCTCCTCCATTGTAATGTAGTAAAACATCATTCTAAACAGTAAATTGACCTCCTCCATTGTAATGTAGTAAAACATCATTCTAAACAGTAAATTGACAAATCCAAATTAATTGTATCAATAAGAAATattgtatttgttgtattttcAAAGCCTAAGTTGTTAAAGTATTACGCTGAATaggaaaataaattaatacataATTTGAATGCctcttattttgaaaaaaaatagttagTTTGCTTGATACATCGTCCATGGCgtgttaatattttattattcatttttttattgatttgtgtTGTCCTTGTGTCTTTTTATGTATTAAAACTAACGTATATCTACAAAACATTTTAATCTTTCGTGATCTTAACATCTTTTGAATATGATAATTTCCTTGAGCATGACCTGTAGTCCAGGTAAAATTCCCTctgtaatttttatcattttcaaaaaacTTCTCGGTCACAACAATTACAGATTGGCATTTGTCCTTGGAGGTAATAACTTGACCCTATTTATAGATTATCCAAATAAGGAAGAAATTATTGACTTTAAcacaattttttataatttgttgaaTCCTACTTTCTGTATACTAATCTATAACCGGGAAGAGTAAAACAAATGATAACACTGTCACTAGTCACCGGTTTGGAGCATCAACACCCgaattaaaaaagagggacgaaagataccagagggaccttcaaactcatagatcgaaaataaactgacaaacccGTAGCTTGTAAAAacagaaagacaaacagacaaataatagtacacaagacacaacataactAAAGACTAACGACgcagcaatacgaaccccactaaaaactgggggtgatctcaggtgctcaaaAGGATAATCAAATCCGGCTCCACGTGTCGCACCCGTCGTGTCTCATGTTATAAAAAACCCGGTAAATAGGcttattcgataggtcacatttgtgaaaagggaacgggattataatttatacgacattaggaacatatccgatatcatctgtgaaattaCATTCTCCTTTTCATTTAGTGTCTTTTTGTCCGTTATTATAAAGTTGTTGTCTTCTTTCAATATCTTATGCTACTACATCAAACTGAaggaaattgttttgtattttgctgGAAGtaacattaaatttttgtatggtaaacagaaataaaaaatatttattataaaaaaagacgtgtggtatgatgccaatgagccacctgtccacaagagaccaaatgacacagaaactaataCCTATAGGTCACCATGTTTACTGGTTAATGAATACATATCTAAGTACTTTGAataaaaagttgaataatttCTATATGCATAATTAATTTTATCACGACTATCCTGGATTACCACACCGATCGTCATCAGTAATAAAACGTGTTTGTTTCAATGTAAAGGTTGGTGCTcaacaggcacatatataaaaTCATGTTACAATGGTGACAGGCGAGAAATTCATACCTCTTTAAGTGAAAaagacattttattcattttatttgttattgtactttttcttgttaataagatttaaaaagtaaaccacgTAATACAGAGTCAATTTCGTCCTTTTACCTTGATGGTATGTAAAGATTAAAAGTACAAATCAATAAACGTTTTCAAATCAGTTTTcataatttatattattgatttcaATTTAAAGAAAAGATTGCATATATTTCTGTGAATGGATATGATCTACACGCACTATCATTTAAACCTAGTCCACGAAATTAAGTCAATCCCACCATATCAAagatattaatttttaaatggCACTGACAACGACTGTTCTTATTACAGACGTAAGAATATAGTTAGGTTAACCACAAAAATTAGAGGACAAAACCACGGCCAATatttagttttgtaaacagaaaaaaagatttaatttatgactttcaataattaaaaaaattaaacttaattacatgtaattttaaaaacacGATTAAAATTATCGAATCGTGAAAAAGACGATGAAAAAAGAAACGAGCCTTGCATCGTAAAAAACATAAAAGTTATAACCGATGAATAAACTGAGTTATACATTAATGATAAAGCATTccaacgacacaacataaaacaagttactgtaaaaagttgttattgtttttttgagaaaaatgttacGTACATTTAGTACATTTAGACCCGAGAGGTCTCTAAAATATCGAGATAACGCATATCAAACAACCGAGAATAATACCGGAACATGGAGCAAACGTAATATCAGCACCAATGCGAGGAAAAGTCAGCCTTAAAGTTTGTCATTAATTTTGATGTGAAGATGTTCTTGATAAGTTTTAGTGTCCTGGTATGAATATGACAACTGTCGCTTTTACATTAATTGTTGGATTTAGTCAGATTTAGAATGAGGAAAGGTGACACTATACATCGATGCTGATTGACAATGCACAATGTGATTTGTTTTAGACGAGACTAAATAAAGTATacactttttattaaataaagatataaatccCATCGAATGCAAGAgagagttataaaaaaaattccgaCTTCTTCGTGGAAGTCAGTTTtgatttgttcttttgttgttcaGTATGATACTTACCTTAGGTTGCTTTGTGGTTATATCCATCACCTTGTTCATTAGTATTTTTCTTTGTACAATTTTAATTATCTTATATAACTAACCactcattttactttttaaaataggATGGTTTGCAGTTCTACAGAAAAAGCGTATAAATCCAGCTACATTAGGACACAATGTTATGGAGTATAAACTAGTTTCTGACCTTTCAAATTCTGATACAGAGACGTTTCTTATTGGTGGATCAGAGCAAGTACACGCGCTTCAGGTATCGATCAGCTGTGACGGAAAATCTCAGCACCAACAACGAGGTCTGTTCCCTGGCGAGGTTTTACGTAAAGGTAAAATATATGTTGGAGAAAGTAAGCGTAAATCTGGTATATTTCGAAGATCAAAATTAAAACAGGAATATTACTTGTTATGCACCGATGAATGTGAACGAGAAATATTACTTCCGTTCAACCAAAAAGGTGTATTTTATACATTAACGACCCAGAGCGTTCGAATGCCTTGTCCTGTCTTACACATGAAAGATATACTTGATAAAAAGTACCTACCAGCCACCACCAAACTGCTTTTTGGAAGAATGCCAATTGCGGAATGTGGATTTACTGGAATATTGCGCCTTGAACATTCACATTTTGAACGGTCAGTAATTGCATGTACAACTTCAGAGAAGAATATCTTTGTCGAATTACCGATTAATTGCTCTTTAAAATTCCGAATATTTGAAATGAACGATGATGTAGTTCAGTCAGATTTATATAAACGTGCTTTTGCTTTGTGTAATGAGAAAGCGTATTTGTACATGAGTGGAATCAAAGTGAATCATAGTATAAACGAAACAGTTCTATCAGAGGATGAAGTAGCAACAGATTTGCCACCCAGCCCTCATATTTTGAGGACGAAAAAACAAGATACCTCTACAGACGACAATAGAGAATCTGGTTATATCGAAATGAGAGACAGCTTGGAATTATCAGAAGAAGCATCGTATATTGACATGAAGGAAAGTCTCTCATGTAGCAGTTCGATTTCAATAGATTTCGATGAAATGGATTATGTGCTTCCGAGCGGTAGAAACAGTTTACACAATTCTCTTCGAAGAAGTAATTCAAGGGATAATAGTAAAACAAATACTTTGACGAAGCATCAGTCATACCGTTCTCCGCCACCTGTGTGTTCTCCGCCGCCATTACCAACAGCATGTGCTGGATCGCCTGATCACTCGTATATTGACCTAGATAGTGGTATATCTGATGGAATACCTACAAATACGTCACGTGACCGTGTAAGTGTTCGAATTGACAAGGTACATTCTGATAAGATTTACGATATACCTCGCATTCCAAGACGTCTCAGTGCACCAGAACCGACTGACATGTACGCAATGAGTGTTACAAGACCAACATCATTAGATATAGTGCCTGAGGCTAATTTGGGTGAGGCAATTAACTATGAGAATTTTTCAATATTGCGAGAAGTTGTACCAAAACCATGTGGTACGTTAAGGCCAGGACAGACTCGAAAACCATTGGAACCTATTTATAGTGATGTTCCTAGTAACACATCCATACACCATGTACTAGAACCAGAAGAACATTTAAATGACTCACAGGCCAAAGATACAAAAACAATAACTACTGTTGTAGTCAAAACAGAAACACTATCTGTAATACAAGATTTTAGCAATAACAATTGTGACGTAAAGACTAAgcacaaaattgaaaatgaaacacCATCCTTTGTCTCAACGAATGATAAGTCAAAAGTGCCGAACTGTGAGGACGATGAAAAGATTTTAAATGAGGAAATAAATGCGCCACACTGTCCGGAAAATGAAAATACTTCAACATTAAATGAGAAAATAGATGTACCACATTATCAAGACGATGAAATTACTTCAGcatcaaataagaaaatagatgTACCACATTTTCCAGACCATGAAATTACTTCAGCATTAAATGAGAAAATAGATGTACTAAAATGTCAAGACGATGAAAATATTTCAACATTAAATGAAGAAATAGATGTACCACAATGTCAAGACGATGAAAATACTTCAACATTAAATGCGGAAAAAGATGTGCCAGAATGTCAGGGTGATGATCAGGTGTTACCATTAAATGAGAAAATTGATGTAACACACGGTCAGAACAATGATAAGGTGTCACCATTACATGAGGGAACAGATATTTCTTCTCCAAACATAGCTGTTGCACGAGAAAAACAACTCGAaacagataaaaatgaaaaattggatGAAAATGAATCCCTTTGTAAAAGTGAAACAAGAAACCAGATTTTAGAACAGTGCGATGAAGTACGAACAAGTATTGACACTAAACATGATGAACAGACATCGGAAAGTGAAAGTATGAACACTGTACAATCAACCAGGATAGCTGACGTCGTATTATCAGAATCAACATCTGCAGTAACTGAACTCATTTCAAGTGATGCACCATCTGATGATATCAAAATCAATCTTGACACAAAGTACTGCAATACTAAATGGTGCGAACATGAAATAGAAGAATTTAACGCTTGTTCAAATCACACTATTATAACTACTTTTACCCAGGATATGGAAGTCAACTCTGTGAAAAACAAGACGAGTAGTACGATATCAAAAGATATTGTATGTGAATTAGATAGTTCGATTACTAATGATGATAATAACATGTCTGAACAACTAATTAAGAGTCTTAGTCATGTTTGTCCCTCCACTAAAAACAACGGAAACGATATAGAACTTCAAAGTGAAAACATTGCAAGTGCTCTTCAAGGACATGCTAGTGATAGTTACATAAAGGATCACATTACCACTTCAGAATATGACAAAATATCAAAGAGCACGCCTTTCAACATCGTCTCACAACCTTTTAACACTAAGGACAATTCGCGTGAAACAAGTATTGAAAAATTAACTATCAATGTATCTCATATGTATGACGATGTACAAGCAACTGTCACTCCACCACCATCCGCTTGTCTCGTTAAACCTCTATCAGGAACTATGAGTGATAATAATTTCCCAACTTCTAGTCATCAGAACGCAGAACATAAACAAATTCCTAACCCTGATAAATCAGTGACGTCCTTCT
This sequence is a window from Mytilus edulis chromosome 1, xbMytEdul2.2, whole genome shotgun sequence. Protein-coding genes within it:
- the LOC139502868 gene encoding uro-adherence factor A-like, with the protein product MNPSWGYEEGVYNLQEICYKHPPPVVVHCDIASSEVTPGSSSFDLSQPLLIYRQRNINKINAQNVQRDLFRETGPPLVIPEDYKGWFAVLQKKRINPATLGHNVMEYKLVSDLSNSDTETFLIGGSEQVHALQVSISCDGKSQHQQRGLFPGEVLRKGKIYVGESKRKSGIFRRSKLKQEYYLLCTDECEREILLPFNQKGVFYTLTTQSVRMPCPVLHMKDILDKKYLPATTKLLFGRMPIAECGFTGILRLEHSHFERSVIACTTSEKNIFVELPINCSLKFRIFEMNDDVVQSDLYKRAFALCNEKAYLYMSGIKVNHSINETVLSEDEVATDLPPSPHILRTKKQDTSTDDNRESGYIEMRDSLELSEEASYIDMKESLSCSSSISIDFDEMDYVLPSGRNSLHNSLRRSNSRDNSKTNTLTKHQSYRSPPPVCSPPPLPTACAGSPDHSYIDLDSGISDGIPTNTSRDRVSVRIDKVHSDKIYDIPRIPRRLSAPEPTDMYAMSVTRPTSLDIVPEANLGEAINYENFSILREVVPKPCGTLRPGQTRKPLEPIYSDVPSNTSIHHVLEPEEHLNDSQAKDTKTITTVVVKTETLSVIQDFSNNNCDVKTKHKIENETPSFVSTNDKSKVPNCEDDEKILNEEINAPHCPENENTSTLNEKIDVPHYQDDEITSASNKKIDVPHFPDHEITSALNEKIDVLKCQDDENISTLNEEIDVPQCQDDENTSTLNAEKDVPECQGDDQVLPLNEKIDVTHGQNNDKVSPLHEGTDISSPNIAVAREKQLETDKNEKLDENESLCKSETRNQILEQCDEVRTSIDTKHDEQTSESESMNTVQSTRIADVVLSESTSAVTELISSDAPSDDIKINLDTKYCNTKWCEHEIEEFNACSNHTIITTFTQDMEVNSVKNKTSSTISKDIVCELDSSITNDDNNMSEQLIKSLSHVCPSTKNNGNDIELQSENIASALQGHASDSYIKDHITTSEYDKISKSTPFNIVSQPFNTKDNSRETSIEKLTINVSHMYDDVQATVTPPPSACLVKPLSGTMSDNNFPTSSHQNAEHKQIPNPDKSVTSFSITNSVKNESNSEIDRSKTDTKFDSYAIKASNSCFENHEQKSAPVSGNINALDEKQLSKSSNTDKLMSHFENDKVQGEINTSKCSELEVQSAKMIKQNEVECLDKTKEEMCHVQSIIHTETVVQETKISDNSIQQPQQSESEQTHLKTFISEGQNSVVEIVRDNIHSSIRQSNHGACQETNDAERETVSLILENVQSSISSHNSPKSDNESLISNIHEEVCNERIEVKIDDEDDFCNISTSEIVAGFKKLGIRKSVIDIVQQRSLRGSNLKDNQNLGEIFPGISCIDKRKISMFLQGMMQSSDSSGKHNPTEPIWV